The window ATAATCTTAATGCGATTCTCTCTATGGTTTTCCATAAAACCTCCCAAGTTATTAAACCCTTATTTGAAGGAAAAATTGGCATTAAGACAGGGACGTTCCTCTTCCATCCCGGAGAATGCCACGAATCAATAACATTATATCAGCCCCTCCCCTCCATGAAGTAGGATTGTAATTTATTACCTTATGAACCCTGCAGGAGTTCCCTGGACCGGAGTCAAATTTAAAATGTTTAAATGTAGAACTTTGCTCTAAAGGGGGGATTACCGTGATAGCCAACACTTTGGCCGAAAAAAGGGAATTCATTATTTGGTTCATACGGACCAACCGTCTGAAAAAACCCGAAGCATCCAGGGTGCTGGATTTTATTAAAGACAACAAAAACCTATTGTCCCGGGTACAGTTTACCAACAAGTTGTCCAATCAACCCGATGCCCTTCTTGTTTCCGCGGTGTATACCAATACCTTCCCTTTTGATTTTCGTTTGTCTAACGTGAACTATGGTTCTGTGGATCAGGTAATTCATCAATTGAAAACCAATCCCCCCAAACGTCTCGCCATTTGGTTGTCCTTTGCCAGTCCCCCCCATTGCCGATTTTGCCCCCGTTCCAAACGAAAGCAGTTGCAGGCAAGCCTTACCCCGGATTCCCAAGCCCAGCGTTTACTGGTGGAAGCGGTCCGCACGGTCAATCAAAGGGAAGCTTACCGCAGAACGTTGCTGAAAAAAATTGATCAGGCACTGGATGAAAAAAATTCCCAGGAGTTTGAACGTCTTTCCCAAGAGCTTCGCAAACTGGTGTATGAAACATAGCCACTGATCTTCCCCCGGTTGATTATCTCCGGGGGTTTTTTATGCCTGGATCCACTGAATAAATATTTAATCACTACAAAATTTTCCCTTTTTCCAACTTTCTGAAAATTAAATGAAGGAAGATTAATGAATTTTGTCGTAGATATTCTAAAATGTTCCATATGGCAGGTGATGCTATGAGTATCGGTAGAAAGTTTATCCTGACTGTATTTATCACCGGGCTGGTACTGGTAGGGGAAATTTTGTTTTTATTTCACCATTACATTATTCCCTGGCAGGTGGATCATATTGTTGAAAAGGCCAGGGCCATCGCTTATTTTCTCCAGGAAACCACGCCTCTGCTGCAAGATGATGAAAAACAAAAACTGGTCGCCAATCTGAACGGTAAAGAACCGGATCTCAGTTATTTATTAATTATGGATAAAAACGCCAAAGCCCTGATTCACAGCGATCCAGACCGGGTTGGCATGGTTTTTCCCGATCAAGGAAAACTTTCTTCCGCCCGGGACGGTAAAACCGTAGAGCAGATTTACACCCGGGATGAGAATAATCCCAATTCAAGATATCATGGAGAACGCACCATCGACATCGTTATCCCCTATTTTGACGCTTCCGGAAATCATACCGGGGCCATCAATGTAGGTCTTTCCTTAAAGCGCATCGATCTGCTGAGGGATCAATATTACACGGTCATCGGTCTCAGCGCCTTGTTCCTAACCCTTCTTTTTTCATTTATTATTT is drawn from Desulforamulus ruminis DSM 2154 and contains these coding sequences:
- a CDS encoding YpiB family protein, which codes for MIANTLAEKREFIIWFIRTNRLKKPEASRVLDFIKDNKNLLSRVQFTNKLSNQPDALLVSAVYTNTFPFDFRLSNVNYGSVDQVIHQLKTNPPKRLAIWLSFASPPHCRFCPRSKRKQLQASLTPDSQAQRLLVEAVRTVNQREAYRRTLLKKIDQALDEKNSQEFERLSQELRKLVYET